Within the Anas platyrhynchos isolate ZD024472 breed Pekin duck chromosome 33, IASCAAS_PekinDuck_T2T, whole genome shotgun sequence genome, the region agagagaagtctcaaactcttgttatatacttaaatttctctccaggGATGAACGACTGCTATCACCGTGtatgactggctgtagagggagagagagcgagtgaaagacttagaaaagcaccttcccttcgtagtcctcccactcccaaaatggttcttcaaggaaaactactgacagactaaagttaactgctttgaaagggctgtgtgggtggacccgttgtcttcaagttcaagctttttcctgcagaaactgccaacaattatgccaaatataacaatggttttgcaagatggataaacgtcttccagactgaaagggagaagtcgtactgttgttgttgtctgtgcacagacacctaagcagtaaagagcaatgctaaacaaccacgatatcccagaacacacaaatactgtgtaacagtgacagaaagtgctagaattcaaaacaaaagttaCCTCCACCAAATCGGTTTTGTCGTAGTCTTCTCtatggttgtaaatacactgattaatgacgccatatactttttccaggtgataaatgtcaaatcccttcgttatctcagtgacaaagcataacagtttctgaagacaacaatggagcaaaacaacaactttagaatagtataagatcctttgaatacgctctatatgttttcagaggttgaacagtaacaatacaagtgacagcctactttttcttacgctattaaataaaatgtgacacttcagagaacagattaaatatcccatgagatttcagcagggaaaatatgagttaatttttcatatttcagagaaaggaaaggctgaaatttcggacaatcttttactactaatCAATCACATCAACGGTTGCAATTGCaagtcgactgctcccaaagcagcagggaatgacacgatcctctttgtaggacagctgctgccacagcgaagccactgttgcatttcattagagaagcgttgcagcagcgcggggcactgtaaaaaggctgcagatcttgtagatacagctgtgccagctggaaaaggaagcacccttaggtgattacctttacccacgtgtgccatgcctacaactctgctggcagaacaggttgctcaaacgcccagagcaaaggtggattagtttgctcagtcctacctttaaattcaggggtgggtaaatagcaaagtgactgcttgtagcaatcacctctctctcacacagtcatttctattaccaaagatgcagagatgataatctctggcacagcaacagtgacaagctagtggcagcaccttcttccactgccacagctgtccattagCTGTGTGAGCCTGCGAGTAcgtagctttagggagcagccataccaaatggaaatactactgccccctggaaataatgctgcttatcatcttatcagcaaactctgcctccctcatgtatatatatatatacacacacacacacacaatataagaacttctaatactgcactttcaaggaatttcagaaaagtagtcacttctccatggctagctagtttacgtcaacctgctaacttcaggtttaaaatcatcactgcaagaaataaggatccttttcaggttcttaatacatcaaagcatgaaaaaaaaatccccaaataaaagccctcaaacccatcattaaaattacaaatcatTAAATGATATGCATAATAGTACTAGCAGGTTGTcaatgtggtattttaaaattcagcaaggccttttatcttaaaaattaggcaaagaatctatctcctaaactacagatgaccagaagcaaatggtagcctacagaaatctacACGAAGtatggaaactaaacagtcacagtgcattacaggctgaattatttcactatctaTATGTCCTTccaattattgttttaattggcattggttaacaatgggcttaatttgcaattttacatgtcgcaggaatatgtcctatttgagcatcaaaaaaaaagctgaaattagacatactttgagctcatagcgatccacgataactatgtagtctgtctctGTAGGAACTTGTACAGGgttctcatcacttatctgttgctggtcttcttcccaagaacgttcaggagtcactgcttgaaatgcccaggaatctggaaggacacaaatttcttcagtcaggttttctgtttatctagaatacagtctcagtgaagtatcctgtacctgcaaaacagtctctctctacaaatacagagacagaattgttatcgtctgcactgagaaatacttggcttctcccttctttccagctaaagccactgctccataaaaattagaaactaagacaaaaaaaagcacacaaaaatacccacaaacaaacaaaaagcactaaCGAAAAGgttaatagtggaaaaaaatagtcatgttgccaattcaggttagggaacacatcttagagtacaacattagggcttaagtctcctattccacatgttactctggatccacgcatcttgaagtgctgctttttcacctaagctgctcgttattggaaagcacctcgtacaataaaagagtgtcagtgactgctggctttcagttaggtaccattagaaaaaaacagactttagaatCAAGAAACCAGCACCTACAGAAACGTGGGCTTGGCTTGTacaattagaggagcaacatcattacggaataaactgtgtgatgatttttgagagctgtaacagaaaaaatagagtgaaattgaaggctaaagctaataaatagtgcaatcctcctcagcaagaatagGGTGCTAAAGGATCTGAtggacttctcccttaccatttgaacttggattttcattagttatagttccccatcttggtgttgaatatccacaaagcttagcactttccttttcagtgttaagtttaACTTGACAtatgtcagaaacatgtttgtccacaaactcttcttcatcactatcgttttggtcatctgttggtactctgttctctttatcgaattgagaactcctctttgctgcagcacgcgcacagttgttccttctgcgctttctttctgacgcacctacaaagagacagcataaaaaaaaaataatccaaaacataaccaaaagaattctttcttcaaaatccattatcttcatcttactcaactgacaaggaaaacaaaggaactgagctaccactgcctatatccctacatatgctgagaaaagagttgaaagttaatggggtcagtttgctattaagattaaaaacaagcaaacaaaccacacacacagctacggaatttcattcactaaacagtcactttcaggattttaaatGCTGAGGATTCTTACTTTGGATGGGCAGTATTAATACAACGTGAGGTTATTTgataaagtcactgtcttactacatgaactaatacagatgaacatcataaaagcctctggaaataagctctccttcgagtctggtatcaagctgaagacttcaaaagctgaatacatgtttggaagagattaattaatgagacaattttaagggaatattcaaaggagaaaaaacgtgAAGACTTATACCTCGTACGCTTCCTGATTTggtaaaccttttgtgaaaaaacaaactttgtggttttgcccaacattcgtagtattcatatagtattgcaaaaggatatgggtggagtccatggcaaaattcccactctcactagttagacttccctccttcaactgggaatcacagtatgaggtagctaagattttagcatttggggaagggaggggtggagtgggggtaaaaatgccattttgcataattaaaaactagttaagtattcagaaactgccatccacaacattttttacctcaagaattagcaatttaggggcggCTAAATGTCAATTGGGCcatcaaagttgtttttgtttgtttgtttgttttttatattgtaaaccaACTTTATTTGAACTTGTGATATTCATCACTATATTGAATATTCATCACTATATTGAATGaatgacctctggatttctctctcacattttgaagtaaatttgaaaacaaaatacctctggcataaagagccagagacacctgttgcgcctcaagaacagagaaggtatgaatgacaagagcagctgaataaaatgcaacttaccattagaaatgggtgtactggcatctacaggtgccgctgtcatctcctcattttcattactctcttcatctggtttgtcgtcttcagtagcagggttctgctgtggtgacttggagtCGTCCCATGGAGCACACACTGGAGAGGTGCGACcttgcaataaagaatagataACAAAGATCTTTGTcgtgcattttcagttacaaatgcagagacaagtcttaaaatccttagcgttaaagcacgtacctcttttctcatgagattctttaatttgttcacaaagtcgtcCAAACTGTATACATTTCGTTCCtcaccattgaatatgcagtgtcttgcaaaacataggctctGTGACGATCTGAAatttttacagactttaactgaatgttgtctaccaaccaatgaaactgttttgatcacagaaaaaaattgctttcttcataggttggtTCCGAAAGtttatctcagtgaatattttcagcataacaacatagaagttaattaaaacaaaagcactagttccttgggaacacttatatcacaattccatacccaagtagcaaaatggtaaaatatttacaatgtggtaagagatgttctctgtggatgtccaaaatcatcTAATCCATCTGAAGTCTACTGTctgaacacagcatttatccatctatacgtttgaccgattttttaaactagggctaaaaagcacatcctcacctgtAGATCTCTGATCCGGGTAGTACtctaaggcattgttacagattagatcgatgtccttcagatagtctCCTGCAGTGAGGTACTGGCGTGAGTCAATTTGAGTCAGAACTGTTGAAAGATCCATcggctctttaatccttgtggcacagtcaggtacctgcagatcaaatacaagcattcagaggttttcttaaccttgcacactgtctaccaaattattctgaaaactttaaataaacgacttcctaaaaactctgaacatttgcgatgcatcagaagatgctgaaattaaccagtttgcttctcaaaaatggaagggctctttcaactggcattagagctgctaggagaggacaacaagaagtagggcggtcagaagcacgtgcatggtagagaagaaacactgagggtgggagattcatttcactttgcttcagaaaatcacaacagtgaaagctgagtaagccaTCCGACATTCTCTTTGTTGtcgacattgaggaaaaggtgcatgaattgcacctgtgaagtacctattgcaggcatctactttagaatgagataactgggcccagaggtgctgaGTTCTTCCCTCAGACAGTAAGAGGAGCCTCATGACTAGTTCAGATGAGGACATACGTATCTGtctagatttttcacagctcaagaacctaggagaaaaggggaagaaaagccagtggacGCCCACATGAAGAGGACTTTGCTGATCCGCAGGTATATTCAAGTTATATCTGCCTTTGAAACATACGCCCCTAGTTTAGGCTTATCTAATCAATTatggagaaaaagggatctaagcagccaattggaggaaaaagaaaacacactgcacttatggttgattcctattgaggagttccagatgaaacagagaacaggatctcaaaacttacttttacaaacggctgctcctattcctgttcccacaggtactgacagtccaataaagggctttagacttcattaaagtagtcctgtaaatactgtttgtaattataaggaaagatctctgtgcttttcagtgctgtgacatgcctacatatcaaagccttttcacgagcaaactgtgttggcatttggactggctttttagaatgaaaccagggctttcagcgaATAATCCAATAAGAGACATttgagagtcagcagaagtaaaagcactgcctctgcttcttgcaaaatcctaatagtgcagccctaaaaacaaagttgaaccttccccaaaacgctgagaaatacgaacactgagaagttacagacacacacagatcagcactaggttaccttctgtgggtcaacgggctttgcaaattccctgagatgtctgtcagtggcaagtctgtgagtaatgtccctcaagaaaattctaagttcacgcaaggtatcctcctcttcctcctccagcatccctacttcttcctcttgtggcttctgaggctcagctggtggtgctacaggcaggacttccaatgtctgatcaacttcaattaatcaggaaaaattagccaatttacagtactcaaattgaagcatatgacaaattactgacagaaaatgaccaccaaagcaaatcccaaagagctagtaacttcgataggaaagttttagatgtactcctgtcctggtttcagttagcacagaattaattttcttcctagtagctggtggaatgctgtgttttggcttaggatgagaagagtgctgataacaccccgatactttaattgttgcagagcagtgcttatactaagccaaggacatctcagccttttgctctgtcctgccaatgggcaggctgggggtgcagtaagagctgggaggggacagacccaggacaggtgacccaaactagccaaaggggtattccataccatctgacgtcatgctaaacaatatataggggtggctagctggggggagggggccggactgctcggggttaggctgggcatcggtcagcgggtggtgagcaattgcattgtgcatcacttgtttgtacatattattatttccctattatcaccattgtattattattattttgttattattattttcctgtcttattaaactgtctttatctcaactcacaggcttcactttccatttctctcccccgtcccagagagggaggggggagggtgagcgaacggctgcgtggtgtttaactgccggccgggttaaaccacgacaactccttatatcctcctcacctcttttctttacaggaggcttagccacttgatttagaattaggtcctcaaaaaaagctgctctctctgcccttccaggcaactcaatattgcacgcttctccaaattccttattaaataatttttggatctaaagcagaaggaggaaagacatttcagatttaaggccacaaaaactcaccttctattccaaaaagacaagtaccttttaaaattaataataacctgaagaacacaaactgaaaaaagttatcttcctggccttaaaagactacattttcacaggctggcacggcaaattcaaatatcacctttaagaatcacctATAGAATTAAAGCTCGCTGAAGGGATTGTacgctacactgataaagtaatggctttcaccacatccaacatcgcttcctttgtatttacttgccTTGCTTCATCCCTTAGttagaacctttatggctatagagggaagagaaaggcttcagcagacaagtgagggctttttgctgagtttttatttctctaccaaaaggtgtctgaagtagctagtacctctacgtcttcttccattttccatttctagtattaaaaggtaggtaaggaatttcactacttattttagaaggaatttagaacctgtacaaaaacctctgtgggaactcaagcactttcaaagcagttgataataaacacgTCTAGGTAAGACCCGTTCTCTTCCCCCaataactgagacaaaataatcagaacgagaacagcgtgttcctgttttgggcaccttcccttaatgtaaactctcagaagtcaatgaagttctgcatgtacttttactacagtttatttaggaatacaactagaattccattccaaagttacttgagcagaaattggaactcgaactcagctttccagcttggaaagctttggcctatatgaagaaacaaactgattttttttttttaatcaaagtgtttcaattctctactaaattgcattattagcagtttacccaacatagcatggaatggcagactgtcagaagaaatctcttcagtaaagacatcctcttgtcatttcaagcactgcatattcttgactgaaccactttgtagccaccggaattattgtattaatttattatttgcatgcgtgagaagggggtgaaagtcacttgcttgactcagaaaaaactttaagcagatgctttcacagtattctttttctctaagcaaattttaagtgatttgttagggtgcctgagtaataacagCAGGCATTtaacagcacagcattttgatgctgaaagcattcataaattacaagaaactgaagaaatagtaagaaaagtattgaaaaatacctcttctgggagctctgagtgacgtacatcagacgtagcaagcagcaaaactggcgaAAATGCTGGAATGTTACGTAgtagagttagaaaagtaagtttcaaggcaggtccagcgttgtcccaccataaatggatatctgggacataaattatgctcggtgctgtcttctgagcatttcggatcagctagtgaaaaggaaagcttgggtaagaaaactaaaacacggagaataacctgttaatacatagctacatagccatctgactgccccatgaaaggaaactatgtgaacagagtggcaagcatcctttcacataaggaatttctctgggCACCCTTTCAGATTATCAGTATTCGGagaactctagtcagaagatgggaaggatatattcaggcagtggctagacaccgtagctatatggccacggccacaatcatcgcataacaaagaaaggaaatgtccctcttatgggacacatcagtattcagtagtgtaacatgtctgtccttacttgtatagctctcaaatgtttcca harbors:
- the LOC140000244 gene encoding ATPase family AAA domain-containing protein 2-like isoform X1, producing the protein MALKKVVPASNRIEASPGQVLSPIFKPLFKRSVANILQVVQKIFPHAQLVLKEDRQQDHLNPILQDDMFDSDDDASLVSGDEFKDGMPDGPEKKLLCFSRSAFCEPTSCWPRLLIVGKEGYGQVSYVAPAVLHALEKFPVHTLDLSVLLTNVAPPEEICRQLIRNAQKTAPSIIYVPDIHLWWDNAGPALKLTFLTLLRNIPAFSPVLLLATSDVRHSELPEEIQKLFNKEFGEACNIELPGRAERAAFFEDLILNQVAKPPVKKRVDQTLEVLPVAPPAEPQKPQEEEVGMLEEEEEDTLRELRIFLRDITHRLATDRHLREFAKPVDPQKVPDCATRIKEPMDLSTVLTQIDSRQYLTAGDYLKDIDLICNNALEYYPDQRSTDRHRAYVLQDTAYSMVRNEMYTVWTTL
- the LOC140000244 gene encoding ATPase family AAA domain-containing protein 2-like isoform X2; protein product: MALKKVVPASNRIEASPGQVLSPIFKPLFKRSVANILQVVQKIFPHAQLVLKEDRQQDHLNPILQDDMFDSDDDASLVSGDEFKDGMPDGPEKKLLCFSRSAFCEPTSCWPRLLIVGKEGYGQVSYVAPAVLHALEKFPVHTLDLSVLLTNVAPPEEICRQLIRNAQKTAPSIIYVPDIHLWWDNAGPALKLTFLTLLRNIPAFSPVLLLATSDVRHSELPEEIQKLFNKEFGEACNIELPGRAERAAFFEDLILNQVAKPPVKKRVDQTLEVLPVAPPAEPQKPQEEEVGMLEEEEEDTLRELRIFLRDITHRLATDRHLREFAKPVDPQKVLEL